In the Scomber japonicus isolate fScoJap1 chromosome 18, fScoJap1.pri, whole genome shotgun sequence genome, one interval contains:
- the hcrt gene encoding orexin yields the protein MTPFHTSQKMTWFPTNFQKAAGMDTPNRKVLVLVLILLLSQLACDAHSVSQCCREPSRSCRLYVLLCRSGSKQLGGPLTGDASAGILTLGKRTEDEHRLQSRLHQLLQGSKSQAAGILTMGKRTDERAAEQYMDWMSQSGSTIITPLPV from the exons ATGACTCCCTTTCACACAAGCCAAAAGATGACTTGGTTCCCCACCAACTTCCAGAAAGCAGCTGGGATGGACACGCCTAACAGG AAAGTCCTGGTGCTGGTCCTGATTTTGCTGCTGTCTCAACTGGCCTGTGATGCTCACAGCGTATCTCAGTGCTGCAGAGAACCATCACGCTCCTGTCGCCTCTATGTTTTGCTCTGTCGCTCTGGCAGCAAACAGTTGGGAGGACCTCTCACAGGAGACGCCTCAGCTGGCATTCTCACTCTGGGTAAACGCACAGAAGACGAGCATCGCTTGCAGAGTCGactccaccagctcctccaaGGCTCCAAGAGCCAAGCAGCAGGAATCCTCACTATGGGGAAGAGGACTGACGAGAGGGCTGCAGAGCAGTACATGGACTGGATGTCTCAATCGGGATCCACCATTATAACACCCTTACCTGTTTGA